A stretch of Mobula birostris isolate sMobBir1 chromosome 2, sMobBir1.hap1, whole genome shotgun sequence DNA encodes these proteins:
- the LOC140188774 gene encoding immunoglobulin lambda-1 light chain-like: MSYWMRVFSALVLCAVHSNAEITVNQPPSKSTSLGQNVQITCTMSGASLGSDNVYWYRQIPGKIPQLLIYYWSGSSIYKGPGIPDRFSGSVSGNTATFTIPNVQPEDAADYYCAMWKNGLFFGKGTRLSIGNPCLPTVSLLPPSAVEVTAKGTATLVCLVSGFNPGRVDIEWTVDGSKRKNGIQTSPIQQETDNTFSASSYLTLPTSDWNSHELFSCVVKHEAQAKPVTANIARSSCI, encoded by the exons ATGTCTTACTGGATGCGTGTTTTCAGTGCGCTGGTGCTTTGCGCAGTTC attcaAACGCGGAAATCACAGTAAACCAGCCACCTTCAAAGTCCACCTCTCTGGGTCAGAACGTTCAAATCACCTGTACCATGTCTGGCGCCAGTTTAGGTAGCGACAATGTGTACTGGTACCGGCAGATTCCTGGAAAGATTCCCCAGCTTCTGATATACTATTGGTCCGGTAGTAGTATTTACAAAGGCCCGGGAATTCCAGACCGTTTCTCCGGCTCTGTGTCGGGCAACACTGCGACATTCACAATACCTAACGTTCAACCGGAGGACGCTGCGGATTATTACTGTGCCATGTGGAAAAACGGCTTATTCTTCGGCAAAGGAACGAGGCTGAGTATTGGAA ATCCCTGTCTCCCCACTGTCTCTTTACTTCCACCTTCAGCGGTGGAGGTCACGGCTAAGGGTACAGCGACCCTGGTGTGTTTAGTGAGCGGGTTTAATCCCGGCAGAGTGGACATTGAGTGGACTGTCGACGGCAGTAAGAGAAAGAATGGAATTCAGACCAGTCCGATCCAGCAAGAGACAGACAACACGTTCAGTGCGAGCAGCTACCTGACTCTGCCAACCTCAGACTGGAACTCACACGAGCTTTTCTCCTGCGTGGTTAAACACGAGGCTCAGGCAAAGCCTGTCACGGCAAACATTGCGAGATCCAGCTGTATTTGA